A genomic window from Macaca mulatta isolate MMU2019108-1 chromosome 19, T2T-MMU8v2.0, whole genome shotgun sequence includes:
- the GIPC3 gene encoding PDZ domain-containing protein GIPC3: protein MEGAVAREAREAEAPRASAPPPAPSEPPAAPRARPRLVFRTQLAHGSPTGKIEGFTNVRELYAKIAEAFGIAPTEILFCTLNSHKVDMQKLLGGQIGLEDFIFAHVRGETKEVEVTKTEDALGLTITDNGAGYAFIKRIKEGSIINRIEAVCVGDSIEAINDHSIVGCRHYEVAKMLRELPKSQPFTLRLVQPKRAFDMIGQRSRSSKCPVEAKVTSGRETLRLRSGGAATVEEAPSEFEEEASQKVDDLLESYMGIRDPELASTMVETSKKTVSAQEFARCLDSVLGEFAFPDEFVVEVWAAISEAREACG, encoded by the exons ATGGAGGGCGCAGTGGCCCGGGAGGCCCGGGAGGCCGAGGCCCCGCGCGCGTCTGCGCCCCCGCCCGCGCCCTCGGAGCCCCCGGCTGCGCCCCGCGCCCGCCCGCGCCTGGTCTTCCGCACGCAGCTGGCGCACGGGAGCCCCACGGGCAAGATCGAGGGCTTCACCAACGTCCGCGAGCTGTACGCCAAGATCGCCGAGGCCTTCGGGATCGCGCCCACCGAG ATTTTATTCTGCACCCTCAACAGCCACAAAGTGGACATGCAGAAGCTCCTAGGGGGCCAGATAGGCCTGGAGGATTTCATCTTTGCCCACGTGCGAGGCGagaccaaggaggtggaggtcactAAGACAGAGGACGCTCTGGGGTTGACCATCACGGACAACGGGGCCGGCTACGCCTTCATCAAG AGAATCAAGGAAGGCAGTATCATCAACCGGATCGAGGCAGTGTGCGTGGGTGACAGCATCGAAGCCATCAACGACCACTCCATTGTGGGCTGCCGCCACTACGAGGTGGCCAAGATGCTCCGGGAGCTGCCCAAGTCCCAGCCCTTCACCCTGCGCCTGGTGCAACCCAAGAGGGCCTTCG ATATGATTGGCCAGAGAAGTCGGTCCAGCAAATGTCCCGTAGAGGCGAAAGTGACCAGTGGGAGGGAGACCCTGCGGCTTCGTTCTGGGGGGGCTGCCACAGTGGAGGAGGCG CCCAGTGAGTTTGAGGAAGAGGCATCCCAGAAGGTTGATGACCTGCTGGAAAGCTACATGGGCATTCGGGACCCCGAGCTGG CGTCCACCATGGTGGAGACGTCCAAGAAGACAGTGAGCGCCCAGGAGTTTGCACGCTGTTTAGACTCCGTCTTGGGCGAGTTCGCCTTCCCCGACGAATTTGTGGTGGAGGTGTGGGCCGCCATCAGCGAGGCCAGGGAGGCCTGTGGCTAG
- the GIPC3 gene encoding PDZ domain-containing protein GIPC3 isoform X2, with the protein MEGAVAREAREAEAPRASAPPPAPSEPPAAPRARPRLVFRTQLAHGSPTGKIEGFTNVRELYAKIAEAFGIAPTEILFCTLNSHKVDMQKLLGGQIGLEDFIFAHVRGETKEVEVTKTEDALGLTITDNGAGYAFIKRIKEGSIINRIEAVCVGDSIEAINDHSIVGCRHYEVAKMLRELPKSQPFTLRLVQPKRAFDMIGQRSRSSKCPVEAKVTSGRETLRLRSGGAATVEEAPSEFEEEASQKVDDLLESYMGIRDPELGKGPGVHHGGDVQEDSERPGVCTLFRLRLGRVRLPRRICGGGVGRHQRGQGGLWLVCPGGAQHSPSLEPRPLPQPCSRTQPFSRIQPRSEAKLCARAQASSETKPSIENKPYSKTQASPETKPSSRTQMGSETKPSSRTQMGSETKPSSRTQMGSETEPSIETKPCSRTQATSEAKPSSRTQMGSETKLSSRTQMNSETEPSIETKPCSRAQASPEAKLSSRTQMGSETMRSSRTQMGSENEPSIETKPCSRTQASSETKPNPRTQMSSESRPSIETKPCSRTQATSEAKPSSRTQMGSETKLSSRTQMNSETKPSIETKSCSRAQASSETKPSSRNQMSFETKPSSRTQISSETKPSIETKPCSRTQATSEAKPSSRTQASPETKPSSRTPISSETKPSIETKPCSRTQATSEAKPSSRTQMRSETKPCSEAQASSEMKLISRIQLSPDNKPSSGTQTNFKTQTSLETNPSSRIQASSETKPCWKTRADSGTLDSSTMQPHLDTRSSSRTPVNFGTHVRFMKQPSSGTPASSGFRDSSQTKSYSRTQTSSETQVHTTAQSRSQAQLHPSTHPHPAAQSSASDDSSSETEPSSRTSPSATTRPNCRIQTSSGTPSILEARPSSSTQLGAKPHSPCRMQVSSRMQTNFKAWPSSRAQSSPGTALNSRTQLSSGAQAGSEIPASSKTQTVAETQPSSRIQLSSGVLPSPGTQAIAATELSSTAPSSSDSRPNSKTQRCPGARPASGTQFASKTLPGSRYQLQTTASESSGIQLDFGKQTSSGSQPSFGTQPSSGTQISSRIQASCGSQLSSGTQLITGAHPSFRTQTGSGNQLSSGTQARARIQLSLGAHLSSRTQSSPETGLSSAAQPSSGTQPSSGTQLSSGIPFGSETQTGSRIQPDSGARLSSRTQSSSETGLSSETQTGSRIQPSPGAHLSSGTQTVSGTQSSSRTHISSRIWLSPRNGLSPQTAGLDPRIQLEGPAATQPQPAGPPPRDPTPAPSKDPQPLPQPQEQVRGTQASLGPIPGLSLASYPAPQPQVSSTPEKPAVSPKPQVGPQKSTPPTISVTLSPAPRGLLSSQLSESPALAPAPSPTLEEPEPHPYRGGS; encoded by the exons ATGGAGGGCGCAGTGGCCCGGGAGGCCCGGGAGGCCGAGGCCCCGCGCGCGTCTGCGCCCCCGCCCGCGCCCTCGGAGCCCCCGGCTGCGCCCCGCGCCCGCCCGCGCCTGGTCTTCCGCACGCAGCTGGCGCACGGGAGCCCCACGGGCAAGATCGAGGGCTTCACCAACGTCCGCGAGCTGTACGCCAAGATCGCCGAGGCCTTCGGGATCGCGCCCACCGAG ATTTTATTCTGCACCCTCAACAGCCACAAAGTGGACATGCAGAAGCTCCTAGGGGGCCAGATAGGCCTGGAGGATTTCATCTTTGCCCACGTGCGAGGCGagaccaaggaggtggaggtcactAAGACAGAGGACGCTCTGGGGTTGACCATCACGGACAACGGGGCCGGCTACGCCTTCATCAAG AGAATCAAGGAAGGCAGTATCATCAACCGGATCGAGGCAGTGTGCGTGGGTGACAGCATCGAAGCCATCAACGACCACTCCATTGTGGGCTGCCGCCACTACGAGGTGGCCAAGATGCTCCGGGAGCTGCCCAAGTCCCAGCCCTTCACCCTGCGCCTGGTGCAACCCAAGAGGGCCTTCG ATATGATTGGCCAGAGAAGTCGGTCCAGCAAATGTCCCGTAGAGGCGAAAGTGACCAGTGGGAGGGAGACCCTGCGGCTTCGTTCTGGGGGGGCTGCCACAGTGGAGGAGGCG CCCAGTGAGTTTGAGGAAGAGGCATCCCAGAAGGTTGATGACCTGCTGGAAAGCTACATGGGCATTCGGGACCCCGAGCTGGGTAAGGGGCCAGG CGTCCACCATGGTGGAGACGTCCAAGAAGACAGTGAGCGCCCAGGAGTTTGCACGCTGTTTAGACTCCGTCTTGGGCGAGTTCGCCTTCCCCGACGAATTTGTGGTGGAGGTGTGGGCCGCCATCAGCGAGGCCAGGGAGGCCTGTGGCTAGTCTGCCCTGGGGGAGCCCAGCACAGCCCCAGCCTGGAGCCCcgccccctgccccagccctgctccAGAACCCAGCCCTTCTCTAGAATCCAGCCCAGATCTGAGGCCAAGCTTTGTGCTAGAGCCCAGGCCAGCTCTGAGACCAAGCCCAGCATTGAGAACAAGCCGTATTCTAAAACTCAGGCCAGCCCTGAGACCAAGCCCAGCTCTAGAACCCAGATGGGCTCTGAGACCAAGCCCAGCTCTAGAACCCAGATGGGCTCTGAGACCAAGCCCAGCTCGAGAACCCAGATGGGCTCTGAGACTGAGCCCAGCATAGAGACCAAGCCCTGTTCTAGAACTCAGGCCACCTCTGAGGCCAAACCCAGCTCTAGAACCCAGATGGGCTCCGAGACTAAGCTCAGCTCTAGAactcagatgaactctgagacCGAGCCCAGTATTGAGACCAAGCCCTGTTCTAGAGCCCAGGCCAGCCCTGAGGCCAAGCTCAGCTCTAGAACCCAGATGGGTTCTGAGACTATGCGCAGCTCTAGAACCCAGATGGGCTCTGAGAATGAGCCCAGCATTGAGACCAAGCCCTGTTCTAGAACTCAGGCCAGCTCTGAGACCAAGCCCAACCCTAGAACCCAGATGAGCTCTGAGTCCAGGCCCAGCATAGAGACCAAGCCCTGTTCTAGAACTCAGGCCACCTCTGAGGCCAAGCCCAGCTCTAGAACCCAGATGGGTTCTGAGACTAAGCTCAGCTCTAGAactcagatgaactctgagacCAAGCCTAGTATTGAGACTAAGTCCTGTTCTAGAGCCCAGGCCAGCTCTGAGACCAAGCCCAGTTCTAGAAACCAGATGAGCTTTGAGACCAAGCCCAGCTCTAGAACCCAGATAAGTTCAGAGACCAAGCCCAGCATTGAGACCAAGCCCTGTTCTAGAACTCAGGCCACCTCTGAGGCCAAGCCCAGCTCTAGAACTCAG GCCAGCCCTGAGACCAAGCCCAGCTCTAGAACCCCGATAAGCTCTGAGACCAAGCCCAGCATTGAGACCAAGCCCTGTTCTAGAACTCAGGCCACCTCTGAGGCCAAGCCCAGCTCTAGAACCCAGATGAGATCTGAGACCAAGCCCTGCTCTGAAGCGCAGGCCAGCTCTGAGATGAAGCTCATCTCTAGAATCCAGCTGAGCCCTGACAACAAGCCAAGCTCTGGAACCCAGACAAATTTTAAGACCCAGACCAGCTTGGAGACCAATCCCAGTTCCAGAATCCAGGCTAGTTCGGAGACCAAGCCCTGCTGGAAAACTCGAGCTGACTCTGGAACTCTGGACAGCTCCACAATGCAGCCACACCTGGACACTCGGTCTAGCTCCAGAACCCCAGTTAATTTTGGAACCCATGTGAGATTCATGAAGCAACCCAGCTCTGGAACTCCAGCCAGCTCAGGATTCAGAGACAGCTCCCAAACCAAATCCTATTCAAGAACTCAGACCAGCTCAGAAACCCAGGTCCACACAACTGCCCAGTCCAGATCCCAAGCCCAGTTGCATCCAAGTACCCATCCCCACCCTGCAGCCCAGTCCAGCGCCAGTGACGATTCCAGCTCTGAGACTGAGCCCAGCTCTAGAACCTCACCTAGTGCTACAACCAGGCCCAACTGCAGGATTCAGACCAGCTCTGGAACCCCATCCATCTTGGAAGCAAGGCCCAGCTCCAGCACACAGCTTGGTGCCAAGCCCCACTCTCCCTGCAGAATGCAGGTCAGCTCTAGAATGCAGACCAATTTCAAGGCCTGGCCAAGCTCCAGAGCTCAATCCAGCCCAGGCACTGCACTCAACTCTAGAACTCAGCTCAGTTCTGGAGCACAGGCTGGTTCTGAAATCCCAGCCAGCTCCAAAACACAGACAGTGGCTGAGACCCAGCCAAGTTCCAGAATCCAACTAAGCTCAGGAGTCCTACCTAGTCCTGGGACCCAGGCCATCGCAGCAACAGAGTTAAGCTCCACAGCCCCGTCTAGTTCTGACAGCAGGCCCAACTCCAAGACCCAGCGCTGCCCAGGAGCTCGACCAGCCTCTGGGACTCAATTCGCCTCTAAAACCCTGCCAGGTTCTAGGTACCAGCTCCAGACCACAGCCTCAGAGAGCTCTGGTATTCAACTAGACTTTGGGAAGCAGACCAGCTCTGGAAGTCAGCCTAGCTTTGGAACGCAGCCCAGCTCTGGGACCCAGATAAGCTCAAGAATTCAAGCCAGCTGTGGAAGTCAGCTTAGTTCTGGAACGCAGCTGATTACTGGAGCCCATCCCAGCTTCAGAACTCAGACCGGTTCCGGAAACCAGCTCAGCTCTGGGACCCAGGCCCGTGCAAGAATTCAGCTCAGCCTCGGAGCTCATCTTAGCTCCAGAACCCAGTCCAGTCCTGAGACCGGGCTCAGCTCTGCGGCTCAGCCCAGCTCTGGAACCCAGCCCAGCTCTGGAACCCAGCTCAGCTCTGGGATTCCGTTCGGCTCTGAAACCCAGACTGGCTCAAGAATTCAGCCCGACTCCGGAGCCCGCCTTAGCTCCAGAACCCAGTCCAGCTCTGAGACTGGGCTCAGCTCTGAAACCCAGACTGGCTCAAGAATTCAGCCCAGCCCTGGAGCCCACCTTAGTTCTGGAACCCAGACTGTTTCTGGAACCCAGTCCAGTTCCAGAACTCACATCAGTTCAAGAATCTGGCTGAGCCCTAGAAATGGGCTCTCCCCACAGACCGCTGGCCTTGACCCTAGAATCCAGCTTGAGGGCCCTGCCGCAACCCAACCTCAGCCCGCAGGCCCACCCCCCAGagaccccaccccagcccctagCAAAGacccccagcctctgcctcagccCCAAGAGCAGGTACGTGGCACCCAGGCCAGCCTTGGCCCCATCCCAGGCTTATCCCTCGCTTCCTACCCGGCCCCTCAGCCGCAGGTCTCCTCAACCCCCGAGAAGCCAGCCGTCTCTCCCAAGCCCCAGGTGGGACCCCAGAAATCCACCCCACCCACCATATCTGTCACTCTTAGTCCTGCCCCCAGAGGCCTCCTGAGTTCCCAGCTGTCTGAGTCCCCAGCTCTGGCGCCTGCCCCTTCCCCAACTCTGGAGGAGCCAGAGCCCCACCCTTACCGCGGGGGATCGTAG
- the GIPC3 gene encoding PDZ domain-containing protein GIPC3 isoform X1, with amino-acid sequence MEGAVAREAREAEAPRASAPPPAPSEPPAAPRARPRLVFRTQLAHGSPTGKIEGFTNVRELYAKIAEAFGIAPTEILFCTLNSHKVDMQKLLGGQIGLEDFIFAHVRGETKEVEVTKTEDALGLTITDNGAGYAFIKRIKEGSIINRIEAVCVGDSIEAINDHSIVGCRHYEVAKMLRELPKSQPFTLRLVQPKRAFDMIGQRSRSSKCPVEAKVTSGRETLRLRSGGAATVEEAPSEFEEEASQKVDDLLESYMGIRDPELGKGPGVHHGGDVQEDSERPGVCTLFRLRLGRVRLPRRICGGGVGRHQRGQGGLWLVCPGGAQHSPSLEPRPLPQPCSRTQPFSRIQPRSEAKLCARAQASSETKPSIENKPYSKTQASPETKPSSRTQMGSETKPSSRTQMGSETKPSSRTQMGSETEPSIETKPCSRTQATSEAKPSSRTQMGSETKLSSRTQMNSETEPSIETKPCSRAQASPEAKLSSRTQMGSETMRSSRTQMGSENEPSIETKPCSRTQASSETKPNPRTQMSSESRPSIETKPCSRTQATSEAKPSSRTQMGSETKLSSRTQMNSETKPSIETKSCSRAQASSETKPSSRNQMSFETKPSSRTQISSETKPSIETKPCSRTQATSEAKPSSRTQVSSETKPSSRNQMSSETKPSSRTQISSETKPSIETKPCSRTQASPETKPSSRTPISSETKPSIETKPCSRTQATSEAKPSSRTQMRSETKPCSEAQASSEMKLISRIQLSPDNKPSSGTQTNFKTQTSLETNPSSRIQASSETKPCWKTRADSGTLDSSTMQPHLDTRSSSRTPVNFGTHVRFMKQPSSGTPASSGFRDSSQTKSYSRTQTSSETQVHTTAQSRSQAQLHPSTHPHPAAQSSASDDSSSETEPSSRTSPSATTRPNCRIQTSSGTPSILEARPSSSTQLGAKPHSPCRMQVSSRMQTNFKAWPSSRAQSSPGTALNSRTQLSSGAQAGSEIPASSKTQTVAETQPSSRIQLSSGVLPSPGTQAIAATELSSTAPSSSDSRPNSKTQRCPGARPASGTQFASKTLPGSRYQLQTTASESSGIQLDFGKQTSSGSQPSFGTQPSSGTQISSRIQASCGSQLSSGTQLITGAHPSFRTQTGSGNQLSSGTQARARIQLSLGAHLSSRTQSSPETGLSSAAQPSSGTQPSSGTQLSSGIPFGSETQTGSRIQPDSGARLSSRTQSSSETGLSSETQTGSRIQPSPGAHLSSGTQTVSGTQSSSRTHISSRIWLSPRNGLSPQTAGLDPRIQLEGPAATQPQPAGPPPRDPTPAPSKDPQPLPQPQEQVRGTQASLGPIPGLSLASYPAPQPQVSSTPEKPAVSPKPQVGPQKSTPPTISVTLSPAPRGLLSSQLSESPALAPAPSPTLEEPEPHPYRGGS; translated from the exons ATGGAGGGCGCAGTGGCCCGGGAGGCCCGGGAGGCCGAGGCCCCGCGCGCGTCTGCGCCCCCGCCCGCGCCCTCGGAGCCCCCGGCTGCGCCCCGCGCCCGCCCGCGCCTGGTCTTCCGCACGCAGCTGGCGCACGGGAGCCCCACGGGCAAGATCGAGGGCTTCACCAACGTCCGCGAGCTGTACGCCAAGATCGCCGAGGCCTTCGGGATCGCGCCCACCGAG ATTTTATTCTGCACCCTCAACAGCCACAAAGTGGACATGCAGAAGCTCCTAGGGGGCCAGATAGGCCTGGAGGATTTCATCTTTGCCCACGTGCGAGGCGagaccaaggaggtggaggtcactAAGACAGAGGACGCTCTGGGGTTGACCATCACGGACAACGGGGCCGGCTACGCCTTCATCAAG AGAATCAAGGAAGGCAGTATCATCAACCGGATCGAGGCAGTGTGCGTGGGTGACAGCATCGAAGCCATCAACGACCACTCCATTGTGGGCTGCCGCCACTACGAGGTGGCCAAGATGCTCCGGGAGCTGCCCAAGTCCCAGCCCTTCACCCTGCGCCTGGTGCAACCCAAGAGGGCCTTCG ATATGATTGGCCAGAGAAGTCGGTCCAGCAAATGTCCCGTAGAGGCGAAAGTGACCAGTGGGAGGGAGACCCTGCGGCTTCGTTCTGGGGGGGCTGCCACAGTGGAGGAGGCG CCCAGTGAGTTTGAGGAAGAGGCATCCCAGAAGGTTGATGACCTGCTGGAAAGCTACATGGGCATTCGGGACCCCGAGCTGGGTAAGGGGCCAGG CGTCCACCATGGTGGAGACGTCCAAGAAGACAGTGAGCGCCCAGGAGTTTGCACGCTGTTTAGACTCCGTCTTGGGCGAGTTCGCCTTCCCCGACGAATTTGTGGTGGAGGTGTGGGCCGCCATCAGCGAGGCCAGGGAGGCCTGTGGCTAGTCTGCCCTGGGGGAGCCCAGCACAGCCCCAGCCTGGAGCCCcgccccctgccccagccctgctccAGAACCCAGCCCTTCTCTAGAATCCAGCCCAGATCTGAGGCCAAGCTTTGTGCTAGAGCCCAGGCCAGCTCTGAGACCAAGCCCAGCATTGAGAACAAGCCGTATTCTAAAACTCAGGCCAGCCCTGAGACCAAGCCCAGCTCTAGAACCCAGATGGGCTCTGAGACCAAGCCCAGCTCTAGAACCCAGATGGGCTCTGAGACCAAGCCCAGCTCGAGAACCCAGATGGGCTCTGAGACTGAGCCCAGCATAGAGACCAAGCCCTGTTCTAGAACTCAGGCCACCTCTGAGGCCAAACCCAGCTCTAGAACCCAGATGGGCTCCGAGACTAAGCTCAGCTCTAGAactcagatgaactctgagacCGAGCCCAGTATTGAGACCAAGCCCTGTTCTAGAGCCCAGGCCAGCCCTGAGGCCAAGCTCAGCTCTAGAACCCAGATGGGTTCTGAGACTATGCGCAGCTCTAGAACCCAGATGGGCTCTGAGAATGAGCCCAGCATTGAGACCAAGCCCTGTTCTAGAACTCAGGCCAGCTCTGAGACCAAGCCCAACCCTAGAACCCAGATGAGCTCTGAGTCCAGGCCCAGCATAGAGACCAAGCCCTGTTCTAGAACTCAGGCCACCTCTGAGGCCAAGCCCAGCTCTAGAACCCAGATGGGTTCTGAGACTAAGCTCAGCTCTAGAactcagatgaactctgagacCAAGCCTAGTATTGAGACTAAGTCCTGTTCTAGAGCCCAGGCCAGCTCTGAGACCAAGCCCAGTTCTAGAAACCAGATGAGCTTTGAGACCAAGCCCAGCTCTAGAACCCAGATAAGTTCAGAGACCAAGCCCAGCATTGAGACCAAGCCCTGTTCTAGAACTCAGGCCACCTCTGAGGCCAAGCCCAGCTCTAGAACTCAGGTCAGCTCTGAGACCAAGCCCAGCTCTAGAAACCAGATGAGCTCTGAGACCAAGCCCAGCTCTAGAACCCAGATAAGTTCTGAGACCAAGCCCAGCATTGAGACCAAGCCCTGTTCTAGAACTCAGGCCAGCCCTGAGACCAAGCCCAGCTCTAGAACCCCGATAAGCTCTGAGACCAAGCCCAGCATTGAGACCAAGCCCTGTTCTAGAACTCAGGCCACCTCTGAGGCCAAGCCCAGCTCTAGAACCCAGATGAGATCTGAGACCAAGCCCTGCTCTGAAGCGCAGGCCAGCTCTGAGATGAAGCTCATCTCTAGAATCCAGCTGAGCCCTGACAACAAGCCAAGCTCTGGAACCCAGACAAATTTTAAGACCCAGACCAGCTTGGAGACCAATCCCAGTTCCAGAATCCAGGCTAGTTCGGAGACCAAGCCCTGCTGGAAAACTCGAGCTGACTCTGGAACTCTGGACAGCTCCACAATGCAGCCACACCTGGACACTCGGTCTAGCTCCAGAACCCCAGTTAATTTTGGAACCCATGTGAGATTCATGAAGCAACCCAGCTCTGGAACTCCAGCCAGCTCAGGATTCAGAGACAGCTCCCAAACCAAATCCTATTCAAGAACTCAGACCAGCTCAGAAACCCAGGTCCACACAACTGCCCAGTCCAGATCCCAAGCCCAGTTGCATCCAAGTACCCATCCCCACCCTGCAGCCCAGTCCAGCGCCAGTGACGATTCCAGCTCTGAGACTGAGCCCAGCTCTAGAACCTCACCTAGTGCTACAACCAGGCCCAACTGCAGGATTCAGACCAGCTCTGGAACCCCATCCATCTTGGAAGCAAGGCCCAGCTCCAGCACACAGCTTGGTGCCAAGCCCCACTCTCCCTGCAGAATGCAGGTCAGCTCTAGAATGCAGACCAATTTCAAGGCCTGGCCAAGCTCCAGAGCTCAATCCAGCCCAGGCACTGCACTCAACTCTAGAACTCAGCTCAGTTCTGGAGCACAGGCTGGTTCTGAAATCCCAGCCAGCTCCAAAACACAGACAGTGGCTGAGACCCAGCCAAGTTCCAGAATCCAACTAAGCTCAGGAGTCCTACCTAGTCCTGGGACCCAGGCCATCGCAGCAACAGAGTTAAGCTCCACAGCCCCGTCTAGTTCTGACAGCAGGCCCAACTCCAAGACCCAGCGCTGCCCAGGAGCTCGACCAGCCTCTGGGACTCAATTCGCCTCTAAAACCCTGCCAGGTTCTAGGTACCAGCTCCAGACCACAGCCTCAGAGAGCTCTGGTATTCAACTAGACTTTGGGAAGCAGACCAGCTCTGGAAGTCAGCCTAGCTTTGGAACGCAGCCCAGCTCTGGGACCCAGATAAGCTCAAGAATTCAAGCCAGCTGTGGAAGTCAGCTTAGTTCTGGAACGCAGCTGATTACTGGAGCCCATCCCAGCTTCAGAACTCAGACCGGTTCCGGAAACCAGCTCAGCTCTGGGACCCAGGCCCGTGCAAGAATTCAGCTCAGCCTCGGAGCTCATCTTAGCTCCAGAACCCAGTCCAGTCCTGAGACCGGGCTCAGCTCTGCGGCTCAGCCCAGCTCTGGAACCCAGCCCAGCTCTGGAACCCAGCTCAGCTCTGGGATTCCGTTCGGCTCTGAAACCCAGACTGGCTCAAGAATTCAGCCCGACTCCGGAGCCCGCCTTAGCTCCAGAACCCAGTCCAGCTCTGAGACTGGGCTCAGCTCTGAAACCCAGACTGGCTCAAGAATTCAGCCCAGCCCTGGAGCCCACCTTAGTTCTGGAACCCAGACTGTTTCTGGAACCCAGTCCAGTTCCAGAACTCACATCAGTTCAAGAATCTGGCTGAGCCCTAGAAATGGGCTCTCCCCACAGACCGCTGGCCTTGACCCTAGAATCCAGCTTGAGGGCCCTGCCGCAACCCAACCTCAGCCCGCAGGCCCACCCCCCAGagaccccaccccagcccctagCAAAGacccccagcctctgcctcagccCCAAGAGCAGGTACGTGGCACCCAGGCCAGCCTTGGCCCCATCCCAGGCTTATCCCTCGCTTCCTACCCGGCCCCTCAGCCGCAGGTCTCCTCAACCCCCGAGAAGCCAGCCGTCTCTCCCAAGCCCCAGGTGGGACCCCAGAAATCCACCCCACCCACCATATCTGTCACTCTTAGTCCTGCCCCCAGAGGCCTCCTGAGTTCCCAGCTGTCTGAGTCCCCAGCTCTGGCGCCTGCCCCTTCCCCAACTCTGGAGGAGCCAGAGCCCCACCCTTACCGCGGGGGATCGTAG